Proteins found in one Takifugu flavidus isolate HTHZ2018 chromosome 7, ASM371156v2, whole genome shotgun sequence genomic segment:
- the osbpl1a gene encoding oxysterol-binding protein-related protein 1 isoform X2: protein MLMEELEPEERFLQYARNGDLFGIQRLLVSKIKEETQININCKGKKKSNLGWTPLHLACYFGHKDVVAELLKAGADANLPNNIGDTALHKAAFTGRKEVVMLLLRYDACATIINGTAQIPKDVTQNPEIRTMLEAAERTEERKQEEELLEAAREGDLSTLSQLLSGKKPPDINCTDLLGNTPLHSAAYRRQRQCALKLLRSGANPNIKNKNGQTVFDLATDAAMKQVLEGDGPRGTTRHVRKYEGLLLKSSRFFGWHSFWVVLQDGVLSWYPKQSDAAANVRRQGCKSLTHAQCLARAKDSCLFTLTCFDGSVHHFKVPPKNDPEATRHGWMEALEAHSAYSTHYCSQEPGSEEEEEEENVVSLAHLKASLQTADASQRKLEEEVTAFLSILKSEGLAERLPPDVLQKIQAIYKLSSETSSTLGVCLSLLSRQEGVHSVKLEHEVEKNKILSTALQTLATEHHELEQSVKGSSRWIALSEDEFHDAVSESDSDHSLSGFETVASHSFDSDEDEGSVTLSIPYHSAGSMFQEDHHGDGDEDQSDGTKKHRTSLPAPMFSRNDFSIWSILRNCIGMELSKITMPVIFNEPLSFLQRLAEYMEHTFLVHQANACSDSVERMKCVAAFAVSAVASQWERTGKPFNPLLGETYELVREDLGFRLISEQVSHHPPVSAFHAEGLKKDFVFHGSIYPKLKFWGKSVEAEPKGIITLELPKYNEVYTWTNPTCCVHNIIVGQLWIEQYGNVEVINHRTGERCFLNFKPCGLFGRELHKVEGYILDKSKKKMCAVYGKWTECLYAVDAAAFEAHKKNNKKVTEEKKVREDLEEGSSPVADSVEPVPGSQLLWRITPRPPNSAQMYSFTCFSMRLNELHQEMVGTIPQTDCRLRPDIRAMENGDIDLASQEKKRLEEKQRTARKSLSKSGEEWKTRSPALGPRSDLLPPFLCVNDVLSMFYVIGGFTRKITPTPSPQTGSFPEDTGTGITRSFQTFTERPADHFKATATTILRL from the exons ATgttgatggaggagctggagccagAAGAGCGGTTCCTACAATATGCCAGAAATGGAGATCTGTTTGGGATCCAGCGGCTTCTCGTGTCTAAGATAAAGGAAGAGACGCAGATCAACATAAACTGCAAAG GTAAGAAAAAGTCCAACCTGGGGTGGACGCCTCTCCACTTGGCCTGTTACTTTGGACACAAAGATGTAGTGGCGGAATTACTGAAG GCCGGGGCAGATGCTAACCTACCCAATAACATCGGAGACACGGCGCTGCACAAAGCTGCCTTCACTGGGAGAAAG GAGGttgtcatgctgctgctgcgctatGATGCATGTGCCACGATCATCAACGGGACCGCACAGATTCCCAAGGACGTCACTCAGAATCCAGAGATCAGAACCATGCTGGAAG CGGCAGAGAGAacagaagaaaggaaacaagagGAGGAACTTCTGGAGGCTGCGCGGGAAGGAGACCTTTCAACCCTGAGCCAGCTG CTCAGTGGGAAAAAGCCTCCAGACATCAATTGCACAGATCTTCTGGGTAACACTCCCCTGCACTCAGCGGCGTATCGCAGACAAAGGCAGTGCGCTCTGAAGCTGCTGAGGAGCGGCGCCAACCCCAACATCAAGAACAAAAATG GTCAGACCGTGTTTGACTTGGCTACCGACGCAGCGATGAAGCAGGTCCTCGAAGGTGACGGTCCTCGA GGTACAACACGCCATGTCAGGAAGTATGAAGGCCTCCTCTTAAAG AGCTCCAGATTTTTTGGCTGGCATTCATTCTGGGTTGTCCTCCAAGACGGCGTTCTGTCCTGGTACCCAAAACA GTCGGATGCAGCTGCCAATGTGAGAAGACAAGGCTGTAAATCCCTCACACACGCTCAGTGTTTG GCTCGTGCTAAAGACAGCTGCCTTTTCACGCTCACCTGCTTCGACGGCAGCGTGCATCACTTCAAAGTACCACCCAAAAATGACCCAGAGGCAACAAGACAT GGGTGGATGGAGGCCCTGGAAGCCCACTCAGCCTACAGCACACACTACTGCTCCCAGGAGCCgggcagcgaggaggaggaggaggaagagaacgtGGTTTCCCTTGCACACCTGAAAGCTTCACTACAG ACGGCAGATGCCAGCCAGAGGAAGCTGGAAGAGGAGGTTACAGCTTTCCTGTCCATCCTGAAAAGTGAAGGACTGGCAGAAA GGTTGCCgcctgatgtgctgcagaaaaTCCAAGCAATCTACAAGTTATCCAGTGAGACCAGCTCCACCCTCGGTGTCTGTCTGAGCCTTTTGTCCAGACAGGAAGGG GTGCACAGTGTGAAATTGGAGCATGAGGTGGAGAAGAATAAGATCCTCTCCACGGCGCTGCAGACTTTGGCCACAGAGCACCACGAGCTTGAGCAGTCTGTCAAGGGATCTTCGCGTTGGATCGCTCTCAGTGAGGATGAGTTCCACGATGCTGTATCTG AGTCGGACTCGGATCATTCCCTGAGCGGTTTTGAGACGGTGGCCAGCCACTCCTTTGACAGCGACGAGGACGAAGGCTCCGTCACGTTAAGCATACCGTACCACAGCGCTGGCAGCATGTTTCAGGAggatcaccatggagacggtgATGAGGATCAATCCGATGGGACCAAAAAGCATAG AACCAGCCTACCTGCACCGATGTTCTCCAGGAATGACTTTAGTATTTGGAGTATCCTGAGGAATTGCATTGGAATG GAGCTCTCCAAGATCACGATGCCTGTGATCTTCAATGAGCCGCTCAGCTTCTTGCAGCGCCTGGCGGAGTACATGGAGCACACGTTCCTCGTGCATCAAGCCAACGCCTGCTCAGACTCTGTCGAGAGGATGAAG TGCGTGGCTGCCTTTGCAGTGTCGGCTGTGGCCTCCCAGTGGGAGCGTACAGGTAAACCCTTCAACCCACTACTGGGAGAAACCTACGAACTGGTCAG AGAAGATCTGGGCTTCAGGCTCATATCAGAGCAGGTGAGCCATCATCCTCCAGTCAGCGCGTTCCACGCTGAGGGTTTGAAGAAGGACTTTGTGTTTCACGGGTCCATCTACCCCAAACTCAAGTTCTGGGGGAAGAGTGTGGAAGCAGAGCCAAAAGGCATCATCACACTGGAGCTTCCCAA GTACAATGAAGTCTACACGTGGACAAACCCCACATGTTGCGTTCACAACATTATCGTGGGTCAGCTGTGGATCGAGCAGTACGGGAACGTGGAAGTGATCAACCACAG GACTGGCGAGAGGTGCTTCCTGAATTTCAAACCTTGTGGTCTTTTTGGCAGAGAGCTGCACAAGGTTGAAGGTTATATCCTGGATAAAAG TAAAAAGAAGATGTGTGCTGTGTACGGGAAGTGGACGGAGTGTCTGTACGCCGTGGACGCCGCCGCTTTTGAAGCTCataagaaaaacaacaagaaggTGACGGAGGAGAAAAAAGTCAGAGAG gacctggaggagggttCCTCCCCGGTGGCAGACAGCGTTGAGCCAGTTCCTGGGAGTCAGCTGCTGTGGAGGATCACGCCCAGACCACCCAACTCTGCCCAG ATGTACAGCTTCACCTGCTTTAGCATGCGGCTGAACGAGCTGCACCAGGAGATGGTGGGGACCATTCCTCAGACTGACTGCAGGCTAAGACCAGACATACGAGCCATGGAGAACGGCGACATTG ACCTCGCCAgtcaggagaagaagaggctCGAGGAAAAACAGAGAACTGCTCGTAAGAGTCTCTCCAAATCTGGTGAAGAGTGGAAAACGAG GAGTCCCGCCCTGGGTCCAAGGTCAGATCtgctccctccctttctctgtgTGAATGATGTGCTGTCTATGTTTTATGTGATAG GTGGTTTCACCAGGAAAATAACCCCCACACCATCTCCCCAGACTGGATCTTTTCCGGAGGATACTGGGACAGGAATTACTCGCAGCTTCCAGACATTTACTGAAAGACCAGCCGACCATTTTAAAGCGACAGCAACTACAATTTTACGATTGTAA
- the osbpl1a gene encoding oxysterol-binding protein-related protein 1 isoform X1, whose amino-acid sequence MIEAMLMEELEPEERFLQYARNGDLFGIQRLLVSKIKEETQININCKGKKKSNLGWTPLHLACYFGHKDVVAELLKAGADANLPNNIGDTALHKAAFTGRKEVVMLLLRYDACATIINGTAQIPKDVTQNPEIRTMLEAAERTEERKQEEELLEAAREGDLSTLSQLLSGKKPPDINCTDLLGNTPLHSAAYRRQRQCALKLLRSGANPNIKNKNGQTVFDLATDAAMKQVLEGDGPRGTTRHVRKYEGLLLKSSRFFGWHSFWVVLQDGVLSWYPKQSDAAANVRRQGCKSLTHAQCLARAKDSCLFTLTCFDGSVHHFKVPPKNDPEATRHGWMEALEAHSAYSTHYCSQEPGSEEEEEEENVVSLAHLKASLQTADASQRKLEEEVTAFLSILKSEGLAERLPPDVLQKIQAIYKLSSETSSTLGVCLSLLSRQEGVHSVKLEHEVEKNKILSTALQTLATEHHELEQSVKGSSRWIALSEDEFHDAVSESDSDHSLSGFETVASHSFDSDEDEGSVTLSIPYHSAGSMFQEDHHGDGDEDQSDGTKKHRTSLPAPMFSRNDFSIWSILRNCIGMELSKITMPVIFNEPLSFLQRLAEYMEHTFLVHQANACSDSVERMKCVAAFAVSAVASQWERTGKPFNPLLGETYELVREDLGFRLISEQVSHHPPVSAFHAEGLKKDFVFHGSIYPKLKFWGKSVEAEPKGIITLELPKYNEVYTWTNPTCCVHNIIVGQLWIEQYGNVEVINHRTGERCFLNFKPCGLFGRELHKVEGYILDKSKKKMCAVYGKWTECLYAVDAAAFEAHKKNNKKVTEEKKVREDLEEGSSPVADSVEPVPGSQLLWRITPRPPNSAQMYSFTCFSMRLNELHQEMVGTIPQTDCRLRPDIRAMENGDIDLASQEKKRLEEKQRTARKSLSKSGEEWKTRSPALGPRSDLLPPFLCVNDVLSMFYVIGGFTRKITPTPSPQTGSFPEDTGTGITRSFQTFTERPADHFKATATTILRL is encoded by the exons ATGATCGAGGCT ATgttgatggaggagctggagccagAAGAGCGGTTCCTACAATATGCCAGAAATGGAGATCTGTTTGGGATCCAGCGGCTTCTCGTGTCTAAGATAAAGGAAGAGACGCAGATCAACATAAACTGCAAAG GTAAGAAAAAGTCCAACCTGGGGTGGACGCCTCTCCACTTGGCCTGTTACTTTGGACACAAAGATGTAGTGGCGGAATTACTGAAG GCCGGGGCAGATGCTAACCTACCCAATAACATCGGAGACACGGCGCTGCACAAAGCTGCCTTCACTGGGAGAAAG GAGGttgtcatgctgctgctgcgctatGATGCATGTGCCACGATCATCAACGGGACCGCACAGATTCCCAAGGACGTCACTCAGAATCCAGAGATCAGAACCATGCTGGAAG CGGCAGAGAGAacagaagaaaggaaacaagagGAGGAACTTCTGGAGGCTGCGCGGGAAGGAGACCTTTCAACCCTGAGCCAGCTG CTCAGTGGGAAAAAGCCTCCAGACATCAATTGCACAGATCTTCTGGGTAACACTCCCCTGCACTCAGCGGCGTATCGCAGACAAAGGCAGTGCGCTCTGAAGCTGCTGAGGAGCGGCGCCAACCCCAACATCAAGAACAAAAATG GTCAGACCGTGTTTGACTTGGCTACCGACGCAGCGATGAAGCAGGTCCTCGAAGGTGACGGTCCTCGA GGTACAACACGCCATGTCAGGAAGTATGAAGGCCTCCTCTTAAAG AGCTCCAGATTTTTTGGCTGGCATTCATTCTGGGTTGTCCTCCAAGACGGCGTTCTGTCCTGGTACCCAAAACA GTCGGATGCAGCTGCCAATGTGAGAAGACAAGGCTGTAAATCCCTCACACACGCTCAGTGTTTG GCTCGTGCTAAAGACAGCTGCCTTTTCACGCTCACCTGCTTCGACGGCAGCGTGCATCACTTCAAAGTACCACCCAAAAATGACCCAGAGGCAACAAGACAT GGGTGGATGGAGGCCCTGGAAGCCCACTCAGCCTACAGCACACACTACTGCTCCCAGGAGCCgggcagcgaggaggaggaggaggaagagaacgtGGTTTCCCTTGCACACCTGAAAGCTTCACTACAG ACGGCAGATGCCAGCCAGAGGAAGCTGGAAGAGGAGGTTACAGCTTTCCTGTCCATCCTGAAAAGTGAAGGACTGGCAGAAA GGTTGCCgcctgatgtgctgcagaaaaTCCAAGCAATCTACAAGTTATCCAGTGAGACCAGCTCCACCCTCGGTGTCTGTCTGAGCCTTTTGTCCAGACAGGAAGGG GTGCACAGTGTGAAATTGGAGCATGAGGTGGAGAAGAATAAGATCCTCTCCACGGCGCTGCAGACTTTGGCCACAGAGCACCACGAGCTTGAGCAGTCTGTCAAGGGATCTTCGCGTTGGATCGCTCTCAGTGAGGATGAGTTCCACGATGCTGTATCTG AGTCGGACTCGGATCATTCCCTGAGCGGTTTTGAGACGGTGGCCAGCCACTCCTTTGACAGCGACGAGGACGAAGGCTCCGTCACGTTAAGCATACCGTACCACAGCGCTGGCAGCATGTTTCAGGAggatcaccatggagacggtgATGAGGATCAATCCGATGGGACCAAAAAGCATAG AACCAGCCTACCTGCACCGATGTTCTCCAGGAATGACTTTAGTATTTGGAGTATCCTGAGGAATTGCATTGGAATG GAGCTCTCCAAGATCACGATGCCTGTGATCTTCAATGAGCCGCTCAGCTTCTTGCAGCGCCTGGCGGAGTACATGGAGCACACGTTCCTCGTGCATCAAGCCAACGCCTGCTCAGACTCTGTCGAGAGGATGAAG TGCGTGGCTGCCTTTGCAGTGTCGGCTGTGGCCTCCCAGTGGGAGCGTACAGGTAAACCCTTCAACCCACTACTGGGAGAAACCTACGAACTGGTCAG AGAAGATCTGGGCTTCAGGCTCATATCAGAGCAGGTGAGCCATCATCCTCCAGTCAGCGCGTTCCACGCTGAGGGTTTGAAGAAGGACTTTGTGTTTCACGGGTCCATCTACCCCAAACTCAAGTTCTGGGGGAAGAGTGTGGAAGCAGAGCCAAAAGGCATCATCACACTGGAGCTTCCCAA GTACAATGAAGTCTACACGTGGACAAACCCCACATGTTGCGTTCACAACATTATCGTGGGTCAGCTGTGGATCGAGCAGTACGGGAACGTGGAAGTGATCAACCACAG GACTGGCGAGAGGTGCTTCCTGAATTTCAAACCTTGTGGTCTTTTTGGCAGAGAGCTGCACAAGGTTGAAGGTTATATCCTGGATAAAAG TAAAAAGAAGATGTGTGCTGTGTACGGGAAGTGGACGGAGTGTCTGTACGCCGTGGACGCCGCCGCTTTTGAAGCTCataagaaaaacaacaagaaggTGACGGAGGAGAAAAAAGTCAGAGAG gacctggaggagggttCCTCCCCGGTGGCAGACAGCGTTGAGCCAGTTCCTGGGAGTCAGCTGCTGTGGAGGATCACGCCCAGACCACCCAACTCTGCCCAG ATGTACAGCTTCACCTGCTTTAGCATGCGGCTGAACGAGCTGCACCAGGAGATGGTGGGGACCATTCCTCAGACTGACTGCAGGCTAAGACCAGACATACGAGCCATGGAGAACGGCGACATTG ACCTCGCCAgtcaggagaagaagaggctCGAGGAAAAACAGAGAACTGCTCGTAAGAGTCTCTCCAAATCTGGTGAAGAGTGGAAAACGAG GAGTCCCGCCCTGGGTCCAAGGTCAGATCtgctccctccctttctctgtgTGAATGATGTGCTGTCTATGTTTTATGTGATAG GTGGTTTCACCAGGAAAATAACCCCCACACCATCTCCCCAGACTGGATCTTTTCCGGAGGATACTGGGACAGGAATTACTCGCAGCTTCCAGACATTTACTGAAAGACCAGCCGACCATTTTAAAGCGACAGCAACTACAATTTTACGATTGTAA
- the osbpl1a gene encoding oxysterol-binding protein-related protein 1 isoform X3: protein MIEAMLMEELEPEERFLQYARNGDLFGIQRLLVSKIKEETQININCKGKKKSNLGWTPLHLACYFGHKDVVAELLKAGADANLPNNIGDTALHKAAFTGRKEVVMLLLRYDACATIINGTAQIPKDVTQNPEIRTMLEAAERTEERKQEEELLEAAREGDLSTLSQLLSGKKPPDINCTDLLGNTPLHSAAYRRQRQCALKLLRSGANPNIKNKNGQTVFDLATDAAMKQVLEGDGPRGTTRHVRKYEGLLLKSSRFFGWHSFWVVLQDGVLSWYPKQSDAAANVRRQGCKSLTHAQCLARAKDSCLFTLTCFDGSVHHFKVPPKNDPEATRHGWMEALEAHSAYSTHYCSQEPGSEEEEEEENVVSLAHLKASLQTADASQRKLEEEVTAFLSILKSEGLAERLPPDVLQKIQAIYKLSSETSSTLGVCLSLLSRQEGVHSVKLEHEVEKNKILSTALQTLATEHHELEQSVKGSSRWIALSEDEFHDAVSESDSDHSLSGFETVASHSFDSDEDEGSVTLSIPYHSAGSMFQEDHHGDGDEDQSDGTKKHRTSLPAPMFSRNDFSIWSILRNCIGMELSKITMPVIFNEPLSFLQRLAEYMEHTFLVHQANACSDSVERMKCVAAFAVSAVASQWERTGKPFNPLLGETYELVREDLGFRLISEQVSHHPPVSAFHAEGLKKDFVFHGSIYPKLKFWGKSVEAEPKGIITLELPKYNEVYTWTNPTCCVHNIIVGQLWIEQYGNVEVINHRTGERCFLNFKPCGLFGRELHKVEGYILDKSKKKMCAVYGKWTECLYAVDAAAFEAHKKNNKKVTEEKKVREDLEEGSSPVADSVEPVPGSQLLWRITPRPPNSAQMYSFTCFSMRLNELHQEMVGTIPQTDCRLRPDIRAMENGDIDLASQEKKRLEEKQRTARKSLSKSGEEWKTRSPALGPRWFHQENNPHTISPDWIFSGGYWDRNYSQLPDIY, encoded by the exons ATGATCGAGGCT ATgttgatggaggagctggagccagAAGAGCGGTTCCTACAATATGCCAGAAATGGAGATCTGTTTGGGATCCAGCGGCTTCTCGTGTCTAAGATAAAGGAAGAGACGCAGATCAACATAAACTGCAAAG GTAAGAAAAAGTCCAACCTGGGGTGGACGCCTCTCCACTTGGCCTGTTACTTTGGACACAAAGATGTAGTGGCGGAATTACTGAAG GCCGGGGCAGATGCTAACCTACCCAATAACATCGGAGACACGGCGCTGCACAAAGCTGCCTTCACTGGGAGAAAG GAGGttgtcatgctgctgctgcgctatGATGCATGTGCCACGATCATCAACGGGACCGCACAGATTCCCAAGGACGTCACTCAGAATCCAGAGATCAGAACCATGCTGGAAG CGGCAGAGAGAacagaagaaaggaaacaagagGAGGAACTTCTGGAGGCTGCGCGGGAAGGAGACCTTTCAACCCTGAGCCAGCTG CTCAGTGGGAAAAAGCCTCCAGACATCAATTGCACAGATCTTCTGGGTAACACTCCCCTGCACTCAGCGGCGTATCGCAGACAAAGGCAGTGCGCTCTGAAGCTGCTGAGGAGCGGCGCCAACCCCAACATCAAGAACAAAAATG GTCAGACCGTGTTTGACTTGGCTACCGACGCAGCGATGAAGCAGGTCCTCGAAGGTGACGGTCCTCGA GGTACAACACGCCATGTCAGGAAGTATGAAGGCCTCCTCTTAAAG AGCTCCAGATTTTTTGGCTGGCATTCATTCTGGGTTGTCCTCCAAGACGGCGTTCTGTCCTGGTACCCAAAACA GTCGGATGCAGCTGCCAATGTGAGAAGACAAGGCTGTAAATCCCTCACACACGCTCAGTGTTTG GCTCGTGCTAAAGACAGCTGCCTTTTCACGCTCACCTGCTTCGACGGCAGCGTGCATCACTTCAAAGTACCACCCAAAAATGACCCAGAGGCAACAAGACAT GGGTGGATGGAGGCCCTGGAAGCCCACTCAGCCTACAGCACACACTACTGCTCCCAGGAGCCgggcagcgaggaggaggaggaggaagagaacgtGGTTTCCCTTGCACACCTGAAAGCTTCACTACAG ACGGCAGATGCCAGCCAGAGGAAGCTGGAAGAGGAGGTTACAGCTTTCCTGTCCATCCTGAAAAGTGAAGGACTGGCAGAAA GGTTGCCgcctgatgtgctgcagaaaaTCCAAGCAATCTACAAGTTATCCAGTGAGACCAGCTCCACCCTCGGTGTCTGTCTGAGCCTTTTGTCCAGACAGGAAGGG GTGCACAGTGTGAAATTGGAGCATGAGGTGGAGAAGAATAAGATCCTCTCCACGGCGCTGCAGACTTTGGCCACAGAGCACCACGAGCTTGAGCAGTCTGTCAAGGGATCTTCGCGTTGGATCGCTCTCAGTGAGGATGAGTTCCACGATGCTGTATCTG AGTCGGACTCGGATCATTCCCTGAGCGGTTTTGAGACGGTGGCCAGCCACTCCTTTGACAGCGACGAGGACGAAGGCTCCGTCACGTTAAGCATACCGTACCACAGCGCTGGCAGCATGTTTCAGGAggatcaccatggagacggtgATGAGGATCAATCCGATGGGACCAAAAAGCATAG AACCAGCCTACCTGCACCGATGTTCTCCAGGAATGACTTTAGTATTTGGAGTATCCTGAGGAATTGCATTGGAATG GAGCTCTCCAAGATCACGATGCCTGTGATCTTCAATGAGCCGCTCAGCTTCTTGCAGCGCCTGGCGGAGTACATGGAGCACACGTTCCTCGTGCATCAAGCCAACGCCTGCTCAGACTCTGTCGAGAGGATGAAG TGCGTGGCTGCCTTTGCAGTGTCGGCTGTGGCCTCCCAGTGGGAGCGTACAGGTAAACCCTTCAACCCACTACTGGGAGAAACCTACGAACTGGTCAG AGAAGATCTGGGCTTCAGGCTCATATCAGAGCAGGTGAGCCATCATCCTCCAGTCAGCGCGTTCCACGCTGAGGGTTTGAAGAAGGACTTTGTGTTTCACGGGTCCATCTACCCCAAACTCAAGTTCTGGGGGAAGAGTGTGGAAGCAGAGCCAAAAGGCATCATCACACTGGAGCTTCCCAA GTACAATGAAGTCTACACGTGGACAAACCCCACATGTTGCGTTCACAACATTATCGTGGGTCAGCTGTGGATCGAGCAGTACGGGAACGTGGAAGTGATCAACCACAG GACTGGCGAGAGGTGCTTCCTGAATTTCAAACCTTGTGGTCTTTTTGGCAGAGAGCTGCACAAGGTTGAAGGTTATATCCTGGATAAAAG TAAAAAGAAGATGTGTGCTGTGTACGGGAAGTGGACGGAGTGTCTGTACGCCGTGGACGCCGCCGCTTTTGAAGCTCataagaaaaacaacaagaaggTGACGGAGGAGAAAAAAGTCAGAGAG gacctggaggagggttCCTCCCCGGTGGCAGACAGCGTTGAGCCAGTTCCTGGGAGTCAGCTGCTGTGGAGGATCACGCCCAGACCACCCAACTCTGCCCAG ATGTACAGCTTCACCTGCTTTAGCATGCGGCTGAACGAGCTGCACCAGGAGATGGTGGGGACCATTCCTCAGACTGACTGCAGGCTAAGACCAGACATACGAGCCATGGAGAACGGCGACATTG ACCTCGCCAgtcaggagaagaagaggctCGAGGAAAAACAGAGAACTGCTCGTAAGAGTCTCTCCAAATCTGGTGAAGAGTGGAAAACGAG GAGTCCCGCCCTGGGTCCAAG GTGGTTTCACCAGGAAAATAACCCCCACACCATCTCCCCAGACTGGATCTTTTCCGGAGGATACTGGGACAGGAATTACTCGCAGCTTCCAGACATTTACTGA